One Nocardia iowensis DNA window includes the following coding sequences:
- a CDS encoding PEP-utilizing enzyme produces the protein MDRQVPLRDVIAAIARATQKRFAPSFRRATRGYPTEETMSEAPLATGAPASKGVAVGPVRLVHSVDDFDAVRPGDVIVCRTTDPQWTVLFGMVAAVVTETGGILSHAAIVAREYGIPAVVAAKGAMEILANHRTISVDGTNGHVHAVRSI, from the coding sequence ATGGATCGACAGGTGCCACTGCGCGACGTGATCGCCGCGATCGCGCGGGCCACCCAGAAACGATTCGCGCCCAGCTTTCGCAGGGCGACCCGCGGCTACCCGACGGAAGAGACCATGTCGGAAGCACCGCTCGCCACCGGTGCCCCGGCCAGCAAGGGCGTTGCTGTCGGCCCGGTCCGGCTCGTGCATAGTGTCGATGACTTCGATGCGGTTCGGCCGGGCGATGTAATCGTCTGTCGCACAACCGATCCACAGTGGACCGTGCTCTTCGGCATGGTCGCCGCCGTGGTGACCGAGACCGGGGGGATTCTGTCCCACGCGGCAATTGTCGCCCGCGAGTACGGGATTCCAGCCGTGGTGGCGGCCAAAGGTGCGATGGAGATCCTGGCGAACCACCGGACGATCTCGGTCGATGGGACCAATGGACACGTTCATGCCGTTCGCTCGATCTGA
- a CDS encoding FAD-dependent oxidoreductase yields the protein MEANENTAHHGARTPGRRATVVGAGIAGLAAALRLHRQGWNVVVIERAPTRRSGGYLVNLHGPGYAAAERLGLVPALTPRDIGFFTSVLVHPDGREKFRIPAAVAEAAVGNRALSLFRGDLESALYDAVAEVADIRFGTTVQALAQTSGEVVVTLSDGTRLHTELLVGADGVHSRVRELVFGAETEYFVDLGHMVGAFPLETVPEHVPQGVGATFIGPGRTAAVMNLGPERSSTFFAYRCPDPKAELALGAGPALTRAFGDLGGGVADALRQLEADPTAAYFDSVGQIVMDRWSHGRVVLLGDAAWCVTVFAGYGAALALDGADRLGTAVAAHGDDIPTALDTWETSLRPEVHKRQALARKGIGRFAPPSRTHVWAGELMLRAIQLPGIRSLAQRAIQRANN from the coding sequence ATGGAAGCCAACGAGAACACTGCCCACCATGGCGCCAGGACACCGGGCAGGCGAGCGACAGTCGTCGGCGCCGGTATCGCCGGACTGGCCGCCGCGTTGCGGCTGCATCGACAAGGCTGGAACGTCGTCGTGATCGAGCGCGCGCCGACTCGTCGCAGTGGCGGTTACCTGGTGAACTTGCACGGACCCGGATATGCCGCCGCCGAGCGGCTCGGGCTGGTACCGGCGCTGACGCCGCGCGATATCGGGTTCTTCACCTCGGTCCTCGTCCACCCGGACGGCCGGGAGAAGTTCAGGATTCCGGCCGCTGTCGCCGAGGCTGCCGTCGGGAATCGGGCACTGAGCTTGTTCCGCGGTGACTTGGAGTCGGCGCTGTACGACGCTGTGGCCGAGGTCGCCGACATCCGTTTCGGCACCACCGTGCAGGCCCTCGCCCAGACCTCCGGGGAAGTTGTCGTCACCCTCAGCGACGGCACCCGCTTGCACACCGAACTCCTCGTCGGCGCCGACGGCGTGCACTCCCGAGTGCGCGAGCTCGTATTCGGCGCCGAGACCGAATATTTCGTGGACCTGGGCCACATGGTCGGCGCATTCCCGCTGGAGACAGTTCCCGAGCACGTACCCCAAGGCGTCGGCGCCACGTTCATCGGACCCGGCCGCACAGCCGCGGTGATGAACCTGGGGCCGGAACGGTCCTCGACGTTCTTCGCCTACCGCTGCCCCGACCCGAAGGCCGAACTGGCGCTCGGTGCTGGACCCGCCCTGACCCGAGCGTTCGGCGATCTCGGCGGTGGTGTCGCCGACGCCCTCCGGCAACTCGAGGCCGACCCCACTGCCGCCTACTTCGACTCGGTCGGCCAAATCGTGATGGACCGCTGGAGTCACGGCCGAGTCGTTCTGCTCGGCGACGCAGCATGGTGCGTAACGGTTTTCGCCGGCTACGGTGCCGCCCTCGCCCTCGACGGCGCCGATCGACTCGGCACCGCGGTAGCAGCACACGGCGACGACATTCCCACCGCACTCGACACCTGGGAGACGTCGTTGCGCCCGGAAGTACACAAGCGACAGGCACTGGCCCGGAAGGGAATCGGCCGATTCGCCCCGCCGTCCCGCACCCATGTCTGGGCCGGCGAACTGATGCTCCGCGCCATCCAACTCCCCGGCATTCGCAGCCTCGCCCAACGCGCCATCCAACGCGCCAACAATTAG
- a CDS encoding dihydrofolate reductase family protein produces the protein MNADTQQRRSPIRLYMSMSLDGFIAGPDDRTGQELGRAGGRLFNWLDDRMSDGPSGQVYGEAMATGAVISGRRTFELAGRWQGDHHDGVPIFVLTHRIDDDDVPPGSAQFVTDVEDCVTRARAAAGGRPVLVHGACAAQALLRAGLLDEMEIHLVPVLLGEGRRLFDGLGPDHIELEVVRRLAARDVTHLRYRVLERRPVEIG, from the coding sequence ATGAACGCAGACACCCAGCAGCGCAGATCGCCGATCCGTCTCTACATGTCGATGTCGCTCGACGGCTTCATCGCCGGCCCGGACGACCGGACGGGGCAGGAGCTCGGGCGTGCCGGTGGGCGCCTGTTCAACTGGCTCGATGATCGAATGTCGGATGGCCCGAGCGGGCAGGTGTACGGCGAGGCCATGGCGACCGGCGCGGTGATCTCCGGTCGGCGCACCTTCGAGCTGGCTGGGCGTTGGCAGGGTGATCATCACGATGGCGTGCCGATCTTCGTGCTGACTCACCGCATCGATGACGACGATGTTCCGCCGGGCAGCGCGCAATTCGTTACCGACGTCGAAGACTGTGTCACCCGGGCTCGGGCCGCCGCGGGCGGTCGTCCCGTGCTCGTGCACGGCGCGTGTGCGGCGCAAGCGCTGCTGCGGGCCGGGCTGCTCGACGAAATGGAGATCCATCTCGTACCGGTGCTACTCGGCGAGGGGCGCCGGTTGTTCGACGGTCTTGGCCCCGATCACATCGAGCTCGAGGTGGTCCGGCGGCTGGCAGCGCGCGACGTGACGCACCTGCGCTACCGAGTGCTCGAAAGGCGGCCGGTCGAGATCGGTTGA
- a CDS encoding DUF397 domain-containing protein translates to MNIDLTSARWFKSTHSTASKDCVETAHLDGGMVGIRDSKNPTGPALIFTPAEWDAFITGVAHGEFNRP, encoded by the coding sequence GTGAACATTGATCTGACCAGTGCACGATGGTTCAAGAGCACGCACAGCACCGCTTCGAAAGACTGTGTGGAGACAGCGCATCTCGACGGCGGTATGGTCGGCATACGCGACTCCAAGAACCCCACCGGCCCGGCCCTGATCTTCACTCCTGCCGAATGGGACGCCTTTATTACCGGCGTCGCACACGGCGAATTCAACCGTCCGTAA
- a CDS encoding VOC family protein, whose amino-acid sequence MASVKQIQVTFDCAEPERVARFWCEVLGYVVPPPPEGFTTWDDFDRSLPPERQGSGFTCLDPTGVGPRLYFQRVPEGKVVKNRVHLDVRVGTGLVGEERVAVLETECARLVALGAVRVQLLRADDYNESCLVMQDIEGNEFCLD is encoded by the coding sequence ATGGCGTCGGTCAAACAGATCCAAGTCACATTCGACTGCGCAGAACCTGAGCGCGTCGCTCGTTTCTGGTGCGAGGTGTTGGGGTACGTCGTACCGCCGCCACCGGAGGGGTTTACTACTTGGGACGATTTCGATCGCTCGCTGCCGCCTGAGCGTCAGGGTTCAGGGTTCACCTGCCTCGACCCCACGGGTGTGGGCCCGCGCCTGTACTTCCAGCGCGTTCCCGAAGGCAAGGTCGTCAAGAATCGGGTGCATCTCGACGTGCGGGTCGGCACCGGACTCGTGGGTGAAGAGCGCGTGGCCGTACTCGAAACCGAATGCGCACGACTGGTCGCGCTCGGCGCGGTACGTGTGCAACTACTGCGTGCCGATGACTACAACGAGTCGTGCCTGGTGATGCAGGACATCGAAGGCAACGAGTTCTGCCTCGACTGA
- a CDS encoding DUF2268 domain-containing protein codes for MTITVLDSYSAMKQILRAPVDDREDMLRSMLDPIAGMYRYFPGEVDLVAFHRQSAGFPLDRDEQRCLDAIEKLGAAGAWERMQQAMDEASAVLLAATPGFHAPDITVLLLLGDPSDANFMGPSLGVTGFGGISGYIVITLWPYPQNLERVESTAVHELHHNLRYSPGGVVWDPATVTVGEHVVGEGLADAFARQLYGADLGYARIGVPTLHDDAVFTKVVSGLEITGMQNFTAWVHGDTIAEHLGVTPVGLPTGAGYSAGNRLVDAYLAATGKTAAQALHADSAEIIATALGRTSGQPGQV; via the coding sequence GTGACGATCACTGTTCTCGACTCCTACTCCGCTATGAAGCAGATCCTGCGGGCGCCAGTGGACGACCGCGAAGACATGCTGCGATCGATGCTCGACCCGATAGCCGGGATGTACCGGTACTTTCCAGGAGAGGTCGACCTGGTGGCCTTTCATCGGCAGTCGGCCGGGTTTCCGCTCGATCGCGACGAGCAACGTTGCCTCGACGCGATCGAAAAGCTCGGGGCGGCCGGAGCCTGGGAGCGCATGCAGCAGGCGATGGACGAGGCATCGGCCGTATTGCTCGCCGCGACACCAGGATTCCACGCCCCGGATATCACCGTGCTACTGCTGCTCGGCGATCCGAGCGACGCCAACTTCATGGGTCCCAGCCTGGGCGTCACCGGCTTCGGCGGCATCTCCGGCTACATCGTGATCACGTTGTGGCCCTACCCGCAGAACCTGGAACGAGTGGAAAGCACCGCGGTGCACGAACTCCACCACAATCTGCGCTACAGCCCGGGCGGTGTGGTGTGGGATCCGGCGACGGTCACCGTCGGCGAGCATGTGGTGGGCGAGGGCTTGGCCGACGCCTTCGCCCGTCAACTGTATGGCGCGGACCTCGGCTACGCCCGCATCGGCGTGCCCACCCTGCACGACGACGCGGTGTTCACGAAAGTCGTTTCCGGACTGGAGATCACCGGCATGCAGAACTTCACGGCCTGGGTGCACGGCGACACCATCGCCGAGCACCTCGGTGTGACCCCGGTCGGCTTGCCGACCGGAGCGGGCTACTCCGCCGGCAATCGACTTGTCGATGCCTACCTCGCGGCGACCGGCAAGACCGCGGCGCAGGCCCTGCACGCCGACAGCGCGGAAATCATCGCCACGGCACTTGGACGCACCAGTGGGCAACCGGGGCAGGTATAG
- the nrdF gene encoding class 1b ribonucleoside-diphosphate reductase subunit beta: MKLIDRVSAINWNRVPDEKDAEVWDRLTGNFWLPEKVPVSNDIPSWGTLTPDEKQLTMRVFTGLTLLDTIQGTVGAVSLIPDALTPHEEAVYTNIAFMESVHAKSYSSIFSTLCSTREIDDAFRWSEENRNLQRKAEIVLDYYNGDDPLKRKVASTLLESFLFYSGFYLPMYWSSRAKLTNTADLIRLIIRDEAVHGYYIGYKYQKGLELVSQAERDELKNYTFELLFELYDNEVEYTQDLYDEVGLTEDVKKFLRYNANKALMNLGYEGLFPKDETEVNPAILSALSPNADENHDFFSGSGSSYVIGKAVNTEDEDWEF; this comes from the coding sequence TTCTGGCTGCCCGAGAAGGTTCCGGTGTCCAACGACATCCCTTCGTGGGGCACGTTGACCCCCGATGAAAAGCAGCTGACCATGCGGGTCTTCACCGGCCTCACGCTGCTGGACACCATCCAGGGCACGGTAGGCGCGGTGAGCCTGATCCCGGATGCGCTGACCCCGCACGAGGAGGCGGTGTACACCAACATCGCGTTCATGGAGTCGGTGCACGCCAAGAGCTACAGCTCGATCTTCTCCACGCTGTGCTCCACCCGAGAGATCGACGACGCGTTCCGCTGGTCGGAGGAGAACCGCAACCTGCAGCGCAAGGCCGAGATCGTGCTGGACTACTACAACGGCGACGATCCGCTCAAGCGCAAGGTGGCCTCGACGCTGCTGGAGAGCTTCCTCTTCTACTCCGGCTTCTACCTGCCGATGTACTGGTCCTCGCGGGCCAAGCTCACCAACACCGCCGACCTGATCCGGCTGATCATCCGCGACGAGGCCGTGCACGGCTACTACATCGGCTACAAGTACCAGAAGGGTCTGGAACTGGTCAGCCAGGCCGAGCGCGACGAGCTGAAGAACTACACCTTCGAGCTGCTGTTCGAGCTGTACGACAACGAGGTCGAATACACCCAGGACCTCTACGACGAGGTCGGCCTCACCGAGGACGTCAAGAAGTTCCTGCGCTACAACGCGAACAAGGCGCTGATGAACCTCGGCTACGAGGGCCTGTTCCCGAAGGACGAGACCGAGGTGAATCCGGCCATCCTGTCGGCACTCTCGCCGAACGCGGACGAAAACCACGACTTCTTCTCGGGTTCGGGTTCCAGCTACGTGATCGGCAAGGCCGTCAACACCGAAGACGAAGACTGGGAGTTCTGA
- a CDS encoding helix-turn-helix domain-containing protein, whose product MTTGSTLPRRLLARELRKAREAAKVSAEAARSQIGVSKQTFWRMESGIPTRLNPLFVKRLCEFYEVSPELTKVLLALTDETKAKGWWHTFDEAVPKSFGLFVGLEDAAHRVISYQTTFLPGMLQTDEYRRAMHWVEHPNMSTSDIETRIKIAALRQDRLTSESNPLTLDVFIDEAALRRPTGSTGVMADQLTYLADAARLPNVSVRVVPISRGTYRGLAVGTFVLLEFPTHPTAYLTEPPVVYIQGFTGDLYLERPEEISAYRGVCTDLKRLTLDEADSRALILEIAEEFSREH is encoded by the coding sequence ATGACAACTGGTTCGACCCTTCCCCGCAGGCTACTGGCGCGTGAGCTCCGCAAAGCCCGCGAAGCGGCGAAGGTGAGCGCGGAGGCCGCGCGGAGCCAAATCGGTGTCAGCAAACAAACATTCTGGCGAATGGAGAGCGGGATCCCTACGAGACTGAACCCACTGTTCGTCAAACGGTTATGCGAATTCTACGAGGTATCGCCAGAGCTGACGAAGGTACTGCTGGCCCTCACCGACGAGACGAAGGCCAAGGGATGGTGGCATACGTTCGACGAGGCGGTACCCAAGTCGTTCGGCCTGTTCGTCGGGCTGGAAGATGCGGCGCACCGCGTCATTTCGTATCAGACAACGTTTCTGCCTGGAATGTTGCAGACCGACGAGTACCGGCGCGCGATGCATTGGGTCGAGCACCCGAACATGTCGACATCGGATATCGAGACGAGGATCAAGATTGCCGCGCTACGGCAGGATCGACTCACCAGCGAATCCAATCCGCTGACCCTGGATGTCTTTATCGATGAAGCGGCGTTGCGCCGCCCCACCGGCAGCACCGGCGTCATGGCTGACCAGTTGACGTATCTCGCCGATGCCGCACGGCTACCGAATGTTTCAGTGCGAGTAGTTCCAATTTCGAGAGGCACTTATAGAGGTCTGGCGGTTGGAACATTCGTGCTGCTGGAGTTTCCAACACACCCGACTGCATACCTGACAGAGCCACCGGTGGTTTACATCCAGGGCTTCACCGGAGATTTGTATTTAGAGCGCCCCGAAGAGATTTCAGCGTATCGTGGAGTTTGCACAGATCTCAAACGCCTGACACTGGATGAGGCTGATAGCCGCGCTCTCATCCTCGAAATAGCAGAGGAGTTCTCCCGTGAACATTGA